A single genomic interval of Asinibacterium sp. OR53 harbors:
- a CDS encoding nucleoside triphosphate pyrophosphatase, translating to MTKTPIILASQSPRRKMLLEWAEIPFEVIVQSTDESFPEGMPVTEVPIHIARGKAAAVKQYVQEAYHGEYAGSTILAADTIVVLDGQVIGKPADRDEAIRILQLLSGNTHRVITGVVILHNEGEISFSDVTEVHFHHLSLDQISFYVDKYQPYDKAGAYAIQEWIGVVGIQRVEGDFYNVMGLPVSRVVRELSNHVFSASH from the coding sequence ATGACGAAGACTCCTATCATACTGGCCTCACAATCTCCACGCAGAAAAATGCTGTTGGAATGGGCCGAGATTCCATTTGAAGTGATCGTGCAATCTACCGATGAAAGTTTTCCTGAAGGAATGCCGGTAACCGAAGTGCCCATACATATTGCCAGGGGCAAGGCAGCAGCAGTAAAGCAGTACGTGCAGGAAGCTTATCATGGTGAATATGCAGGAAGTACCATCCTGGCGGCCGATACCATTGTGGTATTGGATGGGCAGGTGATTGGCAAACCTGCTGACCGCGATGAAGCGATCCGCATCCTTCAATTGCTCTCCGGTAATACACACCGGGTGATTACCGGCGTAGTGATCCTGCATAATGAGGGTGAAATATCTTTTTCAGATGTTACTGAAGTCCATTTTCATCACCTGAGTCTTGATCAGATCAGTTTCTATGTAGACAAATACCAACCCTACGATAAAGCCGGCGCTTATGCCATCCAGGAATGGATCGGTGTGGTGGGGATACAACGTGTGGAAGGCGACTTCTATAATGTAATGGGATTACCAGTGAGCAGGGTGGTGAGGGAGTTGTCAAATCACGTATTTTCCGCAAGCCATTAA
- a CDS encoding geranylgeranylglycerol-phosphate geranylgeranyltransferase → MPNLKLITAFFRLVRWPNLVFIVLTQMLFEYCIYKRIYIGEASQPNDTRQFIFLVIASVMIAAAGYIINDYFDLNIDQVNKPDKVVVNVIINRRWVIFWHMFLSLLGLFFSFAALPLNNYWHLVLANLASIILLWFYSTNFKKQLLIGNIIISLLTAWVIMVLFLSKQPLQLDHILAVKTNEVRFFRLTIVYAAFAFIISLIREVIKDMEDVEGDRRYGCRTMPIVWGINASKVYAAVWLIVLIASLLVLQFYVLPFGWWLSVLYCIVLIIAPLVWILLKLFKASSAKDFHTLSTIVKLVMMTGILSMVFFGFYL, encoded by the coding sequence ATGCCCAATTTGAAACTCATTACTGCTTTTTTCAGACTGGTGCGATGGCCGAACCTGGTGTTCATCGTGCTTACCCAAATGCTGTTCGAATACTGCATTTATAAACGTATCTATATAGGAGAAGCCAGTCAGCCTAACGATACCCGCCAATTTATTTTTCTGGTCATTGCTTCTGTAATGATAGCGGCTGCAGGTTACATCATCAATGATTATTTCGATCTGAATATTGATCAGGTGAACAAGCCCGATAAAGTGGTGGTGAATGTGATCATCAACCGCCGGTGGGTGATTTTCTGGCACATGTTCCTGAGCCTGCTGGGGCTGTTCTTCAGTTTTGCAGCGCTTCCGCTGAACAATTACTGGCACCTGGTATTGGCCAACCTGGCGAGCATTATATTGTTGTGGTTTTATTCCACCAATTTCAAAAAACAGTTGCTCATAGGCAATATCATTATTTCCTTATTGACGGCATGGGTGATCATGGTGCTTTTCCTGTCCAAGCAACCTTTACAACTGGATCATATACTCGCCGTCAAAACAAATGAAGTGCGTTTTTTCAGGCTTACCATTGTTTATGCTGCGTTTGCTTTCATCATATCGCTGATCAGGGAAGTGATCAAGGATATGGAAGATGTGGAGGGCGACAGGCGTTACGGGTGCCGCACCATGCCCATTGTATGGGGTATCAATGCCAGTAAAGTGTATGCCGCAGTTTGGCTGATCGTACTCATTGCTTCGTTGCTGGTTCTCCAGTTTTATGTTCTGCCGTTCGGCTGGTGGCTCAGTGTGCTGTATTGTATCGTATTGATCATTGCCCCACTGGTATGGATATTGCTTAAATTATTCAAAGCCAGTTCAGCCAAAGATTTTCATACACTCAGTACCATCGTAAAACTGGTTATGATGACGGGTATATTGTCGATGGTGTTTTTTGGATTTTATTTATGA
- a CDS encoding HAD family hydrolase: MLERFKPITAFVFDVDGVLTDGSLLVLPGGVMARRMNIKDGYALQLAVKKGYKVAVISGGNSDEVKERLNKLGVEHVWMKVENKVEVLKAFMHNHNIDSTQLLYMGDDIPDIKAMDLAGLPCCPADAAQEIRKKSLYVSRLKGGEGCVRDVIEKVMRLRGDWNEDFSIRAQ, from the coding sequence ATGCTGGAACGCTTCAAACCCATTACTGCTTTTGTCTTTGATGTAGACGGTGTACTTACCGACGGCAGCCTGCTGGTATTGCCCGGCGGTGTGATGGCACGGCGGATGAATATCAAAGATGGTTATGCATTGCAACTGGCTGTGAAGAAGGGATATAAAGTGGCAGTTATTTCCGGAGGAAATTCCGATGAAGTAAAAGAGCGCCTGAATAAACTGGGTGTAGAGCATGTATGGATGAAAGTGGAAAACAAAGTAGAGGTGCTGAAGGCATTCATGCATAATCACAATATTGACAGCACCCAATTGTTGTATATGGGAGATGATATCCCCGATATAAAAGCCATGGACCTGGCAGGCCTGCCTTGCTGTCCTGCCGATGCTGCACAGGAGATCAGGAAAAAATCATTGTATGTATCCCGGCTCAAAGGCGGCGAAGGCTGCGTGCGGGATGTGATTGAGAAAGTGATGAGGCTGCGGGGCGACTGGAATGAAGACTTCAGCATCAGGGCCCAATAG
- the iscX gene encoding Fe-S cluster assembly protein IscX, with translation MSHFEPPIHWNDHEDIAMKLYEKFGDDFTEAKIYRIRFTELLEWILELPGFEGTREQSTEGHLEMIQSAWVYEWRDNQK, from the coding sequence ATGAGTCATTTTGAACCGCCGATCCACTGGAACGATCATGAAGATATTGCCATGAAGCTGTATGAAAAGTTTGGCGATGATTTCACCGAGGCGAAAATATATCGCATCCGTTTCACCGAGCTGCTGGAGTGGATACTGGAACTGCCCGGTTTCGAAGGAACCCGTGAACAGAGCACCGAAGGGCACCTGGAAATGATACAGAGCGCCTGGGTTTATGAATGGCGCGATAACCAGAAATAA
- a CDS encoding 2Fe-2S iron-sulfur cluster-binding protein, with protein MYTIKVKFEQRGLEPVILSNIKADQSLLEVCLHNGIELHHNCGAVCACSTCHLYVEDGMHLLEDLSDKEEDFIDRAVNPRINSRLGCQCVLQEGSKGEVVVTIPDQTQFLGE; from the coding sequence ATGTACACGATCAAGGTAAAGTTTGAGCAGCGGGGACTGGAGCCGGTTATATTGAGCAACATCAAGGCCGATCAGAGTTTGCTGGAGGTATGCCTGCACAATGGCATTGAATTACACCACAATTGCGGCGCCGTATGTGCCTGCAGTACCTGTCATCTGTATGTAGAAGATGGCATGCACCTGCTGGAAGACCTGAGCGATAAGGAAGAGGATTTCATTGATCGTGCCGTTAACCCGCGCATCAATTCACGCCTGGGATGCCAGTGTGTGTTGCAGGAAGGAAGCAAAGGAGAAGTTGTGGTAACCATTCCCGATCAGACGCAATTTTTGGGAGAATAA
- a CDS encoding Rossmann-like and DUF2520 domain-containing protein has translation MKVVIIGSGNVAAVMGRLMHAAGHEIEQVWSRQEAHAASLAQELGAAAVTDLKALRPGADLYLLAVSDTGLEPVAQQLRLHNELIVHTAGAVSKEVLKPVSSRYGVLWPMKMIRKSMQTIDPVTMVVDGNTTATLESIEKIAGIFTNGVITRAGDATRERMHLLAAITSNFTNHLYHLAADYCAAEQIDFSLFYPIIADTARQIQSFHPKEVQAGPAFRNDISTLQKHEALLKDYPSLRKVYEALSESIRQQFGHANR, from the coding sequence ATGAAGGTTGTGATCATAGGTTCGGGTAATGTGGCGGCTGTAATGGGGCGGCTTATGCATGCCGCCGGCCATGAAATTGAACAGGTCTGGAGCAGGCAGGAAGCACATGCTGCATCGCTTGCGCAGGAATTGGGTGCAGCGGCGGTTACAGACCTGAAAGCTTTGAGGCCCGGAGCCGATCTTTACTTGCTGGCCGTGAGCGACACAGGCCTGGAACCGGTTGCCCAACAACTCAGGCTACACAATGAACTCATTGTTCATACGGCAGGAGCGGTTTCCAAAGAAGTGTTGAAGCCTGTAAGCAGCCGTTATGGCGTACTGTGGCCCATGAAAATGATCCGTAAATCCATGCAGACGATAGACCCTGTGACTATGGTAGTCGATGGCAATACAACAGCAACACTCGAAAGCATCGAAAAAATCGCAGGAATATTTACCAATGGTGTTATCACCCGCGCCGGGGATGCTACCAGGGAACGCATGCATTTGCTGGCGGCCATTACATCCAACTTCACCAACCATTTATACCACCTGGCGGCCGATTATTGCGCGGCGGAACAGATCGATTTTAGTCTTTTTTATCCCATCATTGCCGATACGGCCCGGCAGATACAGTCGTTCCACCCGAAGGAGGTACAGGCAGGGCCTGCTTTCCGCAATGATATCAGCACCCTGCAGAAACACGAAGCTTTACTGAAAGATTATCCGTCGTTACGCAAAGTGTACGAAGCCCTGAGCGAGAGTATCCGGCAGCAGTTTGGTCATGCTAACCGCTAA
- a CDS encoding alpha/beta hydrolase: MEMKLAQRVVIGYYKTKFKTIGLLSPRKAAESAFRLVCTPYVKRPGNKVPPIFHKASRLSFELEGITVRGFHWKPAQGTGRKVLVAHGFSSYGYKFEQYVQPLLKEGFEVFIFDAPAHGTSDGKMINAILYKNMLLRVEALYGPFFGFIGHSLGALAISLAMEEMPDNHNKKMILIAPATETSRALRQYYRLLNIKKETQAALETIIESLANQPISHFSVNRAVRQVPASILWVHDLHDRICPFKDTLPSREQPLPNLHFLVTEGLGHNKIYRDQRVMKEIISFLLG, from the coding sequence ATGGAAATGAAATTAGCACAAAGAGTTGTGATCGGTTATTATAAAACCAAATTCAAGACCATTGGGCTATTATCTCCCCGCAAAGCGGCCGAATCTGCATTCCGCCTTGTCTGTACACCCTATGTTAAAAGACCCGGCAATAAAGTCCCGCCCATTTTTCACAAAGCAAGCCGCCTTTCCTTTGAACTGGAAGGCATCACGGTTCGCGGGTTTCACTGGAAACCTGCGCAGGGTACAGGACGGAAAGTACTGGTGGCACATGGGTTCAGCAGTTATGGTTATAAATTCGAACAATATGTACAGCCTTTACTCAAAGAAGGTTTTGAAGTTTTCATTTTCGACGCTCCTGCACACGGCACAAGCGATGGCAAAATGATCAATGCCATACTGTACAAAAACATGCTCTTGCGCGTGGAAGCCCTGTATGGCCCTTTTTTCGGATTCATCGGGCATTCACTGGGTGCATTGGCCATTTCCCTGGCCATGGAAGAGATGCCCGATAATCATAACAAAAAAATGATATTGATCGCTCCTGCCACCGAGACATCCAGGGCACTTCGTCAATATTACCGTTTATTGAATATTAAAAAAGAAACGCAGGCAGCCCTGGAAACTATTATAGAATCCCTCGCCAACCAGCCCATCAGTCATTTTTCCGTTAACCGGGCGGTTCGGCAGGTGCCTGCTTCTATTTTATGGGTGCACGACCTGCATGACCGTATCTGTCCTTTTAAAGACACCCTCCCATCCCGGGAACAACCCCTCCCCAACCTGCACTTCCTGGTTACAGAAGGGCTGGGACACAATAAAATATACCGCGATCAGCGGGTGATGAAGGAAATTATCAGCTTTCTGCTGGGTTAA
- the topA gene encoding type I DNA topoisomerase — MAKNLLIVESPAKARTIENILGKDFEVKSCYGHIRDLEKDDMGIDLNNQYQPRYIVPGEKEKVVRELKQLAKKADEVWLASDEDREGESISWHLAEVLGLDPKTTKRIVFHEITAPAIKKAVENPRRINMNLVNAQQARRVLDRLVGFELSPVLWRKIGMQRSLSAGRVQSVAVRLIVEREREINQFIPESSFKIEALFAAEDINGKPVAFKADGPAKLASQESAETFLNGCKDATYTVTDVTVKPSKRTPTAPFTTSTLQQEAARKLGYGVTKTMLLAQKLYESGKITYMRTDSINLSDTAMQDIHKEVASSYGAAYYQPRRFKNKNESAQEAHEAIRPTYMSNHTVADEETRRLYELIWKRTIASQMSDAEFEKTIARINISTNNETLTATGEVMKFDGFLKVYLEGKDDEDEDNEGILPPLAVGQHPEFREMTAVEKFTRPAPRYTEASLVKKLEELGIGRPSTYAPTISTIIKRNYVEKRDKDGVKREVRLLKLGKNNQVKKEVLVENTGAEKSKLFPTDLGSVVTDFLKQHFKKVMDFGFTARIEEEFDEIAEGKTRWSNMIDSFYKPFHVDIEHTLENAERAKGERELGIDAATGKKVIARMGRYGPMVQIGQVDDEEKPRFAKLKATQSIETITMEEAMELFALPRVLGEYEGQEVAVNVGRFGPYIRLGEQFISIPKGEDLFEMDMDRAIQLIAEKQQADAPIGYYQELPVTKGKGRFGPFIKWNDMFINIPRAYNFDNLSQQDINELVEKKLEKEANRFIKQWPAEKISIENGRWGPFIRFNKKMLKLGKAPDGNKYTAETLADINVDEVKKMIEEQVPNAFAKKTKAAPKKKAATKKAAVKKTATGTKRATTTKK; from the coding sequence ATGGCAAAGAATTTATTGATCGTTGAGTCGCCGGCTAAAGCCAGGACAATTGAAAATATCCTTGGGAAAGATTTCGAGGTAAAAAGTTGTTATGGCCATATCCGCGACCTGGAAAAAGACGATATGGGCATTGACCTGAACAACCAGTATCAGCCCCGTTATATTGTTCCCGGCGAGAAAGAAAAAGTGGTCCGTGAGTTGAAACAACTGGCCAAAAAGGCCGACGAAGTATGGCTGGCATCGGATGAGGACCGTGAAGGGGAAAGCATCAGCTGGCACCTGGCCGAAGTACTGGGCCTGGACCCCAAAACCACCAAACGCATTGTCTTTCATGAAATTACAGCCCCAGCCATTAAAAAAGCGGTGGAAAACCCGCGGAGAATAAATATGAACCTCGTCAATGCCCAGCAGGCCCGCCGGGTGCTGGACAGGTTAGTGGGTTTTGAATTGAGCCCGGTACTCTGGCGTAAAATAGGCATGCAGCGCAGCCTCAGCGCCGGCAGAGTACAAAGTGTGGCCGTAAGACTTATCGTAGAAAGGGAAAGAGAGATCAACCAGTTCATTCCCGAAAGCAGTTTTAAAATAGAGGCTTTATTTGCCGCCGAAGATATAAATGGTAAGCCGGTCGCTTTCAAGGCAGACGGACCGGCCAAGCTGGCCTCCCAGGAATCTGCCGAAACTTTCCTCAATGGCTGTAAAGATGCCACTTACACTGTTACCGATGTAACGGTAAAACCATCTAAAAGAACGCCTACCGCTCCTTTCACCACTTCCACCCTTCAACAGGAAGCGGCCCGCAAGCTGGGCTATGGCGTAACCAAGACCATGTTGCTGGCGCAGAAATTATATGAAAGTGGTAAGATCACCTATATGCGTACCGACAGCATCAACCTGAGCGATACAGCCATGCAGGACATACATAAGGAAGTGGCTTCCAGTTATGGCGCAGCATATTACCAGCCCCGCAGGTTCAAGAACAAGAACGAGAGTGCACAGGAAGCACACGAAGCCATCCGGCCTACTTATATGAGTAATCATACGGTGGCCGATGAAGAGACCCGCAGGCTTTATGAACTGATCTGGAAAAGAACCATCGCTTCCCAAATGAGCGATGCCGAATTCGAAAAGACGATTGCCAGGATCAATATTTCAACCAACAATGAAACCCTCACTGCTACCGGTGAAGTGATGAAATTCGACGGGTTCCTGAAAGTATACCTAGAAGGAAAAGACGATGAAGATGAGGACAATGAAGGTATCCTGCCACCCCTGGCTGTGGGGCAGCATCCCGAATTCAGGGAGATGACAGCAGTGGAGAAATTTACCCGTCCTGCCCCGCGCTATACAGAAGCATCGCTGGTAAAAAAGCTGGAAGAACTGGGTATCGGACGTCCTTCCACCTATGCACCCACCATTTCCACTATCATCAAACGCAATTATGTGGAGAAGCGCGACAAGGATGGTGTGAAAAGAGAAGTGCGTTTACTGAAGCTGGGTAAAAACAACCAGGTAAAAAAAGAAGTACTGGTTGAAAATACCGGTGCAGAAAAAAGCAAACTCTTCCCTACCGACCTGGGTAGTGTTGTGACCGATTTCCTGAAACAGCATTTCAAAAAAGTAATGGACTTCGGCTTCACCGCGCGTATAGAAGAAGAGTTCGATGAGATTGCCGAAGGCAAAACGCGCTGGAGCAATATGATCGATTCGTTCTACAAACCTTTTCATGTAGACATTGAGCATACACTCGAAAACGCAGAACGTGCCAAAGGAGAAAGAGAACTGGGCATTGATGCCGCCACCGGCAAAAAAGTGATCGCCCGTATGGGTCGTTATGGCCCCATGGTACAGATCGGCCAGGTTGATGATGAAGAAAAACCTCGTTTTGCCAAACTCAAAGCCACGCAAAGTATTGAAACAATTACCATGGAAGAAGCCATGGAATTGTTTGCCCTACCGCGTGTACTGGGTGAGTATGAAGGACAGGAAGTGGCGGTAAATGTGGGCAGGTTCGGTCCGTATATCAGGCTGGGAGAACAGTTCATTTCCATACCCAAGGGCGAAGACCTTTTTGAAATGGATATGGACCGGGCAATACAACTGATTGCAGAAAAGCAACAGGCCGATGCGCCCATCGGTTATTACCAGGAGCTCCCTGTTACCAAAGGCAAGGGGCGTTTCGGACCATTCATCAAATGGAACGATATGTTCATCAATATACCCCGTGCTTATAATTTTGACAACCTCAGCCAGCAGGATATCAATGAACTGGTAGAAAAGAAATTAGAAAAAGAAGCCAACCGGTTCATCAAACAGTGGCCTGCAGAAAAAATCTCTATCGAGAACGGCCGTTGGGGCCCCTTCATCCGCTTTAACAAAAAAATGCTGAAACTGGGTAAAGCACCTGACGGCAACAAATACACCGCTGAAACACTGGCGGATATTAATGTGGATGAAGTGAAAAAAATGATTGAAGAGCAGGTGCCCAATGCTTTTGCCAAGAAAACAAAAGCTGCTCCAAAAAAGAAAGCAGCCACCAAGAAGGCAGCCGTAAAAAAGACAGCTACCGGAACTAAAAGGGCGACTACAACAAAAAAATAA
- a CDS encoding acyl-CoA desaturase: MLQSVVPKFPAVQKSLHTELKKRVQAYFDEKGIDSTGNPRLFTKALLLVLGFIAVFVHLVFFTPVWYLALGECVVLGGLVAGIGFNVMHDGSHGSFSTNKGWNRIAASSISLLGANHFMWNMKHNMIHHSFTNVDGVDDDIEIGALMRMAPSQKRYKMHRFQHFYFWALYMLLYLFWIFFSDYNKYFSRKIGNVPLKKMSVKDHIEFWGVKLYHILVFIVIPVIFVGWLSWLIGFLVMSLVAGFILSIVFQLAHTVEHTEFPVADTESHKLPDEFAAHQIKTTANFATRNKLVSWLVGGLNFQIEHHLFPKISHIHYPAISEIVRKVCMEYQLQYIEYPSMRQAVAAHVRFLKQMGR, translated from the coding sequence ATGTTGCAATCAGTTGTTCCCAAATTCCCTGCTGTTCAAAAATCCCTGCATACCGAATTGAAGAAGCGTGTACAGGCTTATTTTGACGAAAAGGGTATCGATTCCACAGGTAACCCCAGGCTCTTTACCAAAGCATTGCTGTTGGTATTGGGTTTCATCGCCGTATTTGTTCACCTTGTTTTTTTCACGCCGGTCTGGTACCTGGCTTTGGGCGAATGTGTGGTGCTGGGTGGATTGGTAGCAGGGATCGGTTTCAATGTGATGCATGATGGCAGCCATGGCAGCTTCAGCACCAACAAAGGATGGAATCGCATTGCCGCTTCTTCCATCAGCCTGCTGGGTGCGAATCATTTTATGTGGAACATGAAGCACAACATGATCCACCACAGCTTTACCAATGTAGATGGGGTAGACGACGATATTGAAATTGGAGCATTGATGCGCATGGCGCCTTCACAAAAGCGATACAAAATGCATCGCTTCCAGCATTTTTATTTTTGGGCCCTGTATATGCTGTTGTACCTGTTCTGGATCTTTTTTTCAGATTATAATAAATATTTTTCACGCAAGATCGGTAATGTGCCATTGAAGAAAATGAGCGTGAAAGACCATATTGAATTCTGGGGTGTTAAACTTTATCACATCCTTGTATTCATTGTCATTCCCGTCATTTTTGTAGGCTGGCTGAGCTGGCTGATCGGTTTCCTGGTGATGAGCCTGGTTGCCGGATTCATCCTGAGCATCGTATTCCAACTGGCCCATACGGTAGAGCATACGGAATTCCCCGTGGCCGATACAGAATCACACAAACTGCCCGATGAATTCGCGGCCCACCAGATCAAAACAACAGCCAATTTTGCTACCCGTAATAAACTGGTGAGCTGGCTGGTAGGCGGACTGAATTTCCAGATCGAACATCACCTGTTCCCCAAAATATCGCATATTCATTACCCCGCTATCAGCGAGATCGTAAGAAAAGTATGCATGGAATATCAATTGCAGTATATCGAATATCCCAGCATGCGCCAGGCAGTGGCCGCACATGTAAGATTTTTAAAACAAATGGGAAGATGA
- a CDS encoding transglutaminase family protein, which produces MQETREINALFNLIDDPDEEVYSTISEKILGYGKGIIPNLEHLWETTLNEETQERIEMIIHRLHYTDLQNDLTEWRDSPYNDLLFGSLLVCKFQYPDLHTTPVLQDIEKIRRNVWLELNSFLTPLEQANVLSSILYNYYNLKGSEIAHTNPDDFFIHKVLESKKGNTLSNAIVYQVLCELLDINARIINIPRQCLIAFFHSDFDPDTYKGNPKNKIHFYIDPTSGHAYSHADIENYFKRISVPPVSFYFKPLSHKRIIQVLLEEVAKCFTSPKDEYKQKELVKLADLFS; this is translated from the coding sequence ATGCAGGAGACCCGAGAAATAAACGCCCTGTTCAACCTCATAGATGACCCCGATGAGGAAGTATATTCCACGATTTCAGAAAAGATCCTGGGGTACGGCAAGGGCATTATCCCTAACCTGGAGCATCTCTGGGAAACCACGCTGAACGAAGAAACGCAGGAACGGATTGAAATGATCATCCACCGGCTTCATTATACAGACCTGCAAAACGATCTTACGGAGTGGCGCGATAGTCCCTATAACGACCTGCTTTTCGGTTCCCTGCTGGTATGCAAATTCCAGTATCCCGATCTGCACACAACACCCGTATTACAGGATATTGAAAAGATTCGTCGCAATGTATGGCTGGAGTTGAACAGTTTTCTCACGCCGCTTGAGCAGGCCAATGTATTGTCGAGCATCCTGTACAATTATTACAACCTCAAAGGATCGGAAATTGCACATACGAACCCCGATGATTTTTTCATACACAAAGTGCTGGAATCAAAAAAGGGCAATACACTCAGCAATGCCATTGTTTACCAGGTGCTTTGTGAGTTGTTGGATATCAATGCCCGGATCATCAATATACCGCGGCAATGCCTGATTGCTTTTTTCCATTCCGATTTTGATCCTGACACCTACAAAGGCAATCCCAAAAACAAAATACATTTTTACATAGACCCCACTTCGGGTCATGCCTATTCACACGCAGACATAGAAAATTATTTCAAAAGGATTTCAGTACCCCCTGTTTCATTTTATTTCAAGCCGCTCTCACACAAAAGGATCATACAGGTATTGCTGGAGGAAGTAGCCAAATGCTTCACCAGTCCAAAAGATGAATACAAACAGAAGGAACTGGTGAAGCTGGCAGATCTTTTCAGTTGA
- a CDS encoding OsmC family peroxiredoxin: MKRTATAVWNGSGKEGNGHLTTQSTTLNKTQYSFNSRFADGVGTNPEELMAAAHAGCFTMKLSFVLGAAGFTPDSIETQCAITLEDGVIKSSQLTTKAQVPGITDAQFQAAAADAKANCPVSKAYKMDITLEASLV, from the coding sequence ATGAAACGTACTGCAACTGCCGTTTGGAATGGCTCCGGCAAAGAGGGAAACGGACACCTGACCACCCAGAGCACTACCCTGAACAAAACACAGTATTCGTTCAATTCCCGTTTTGCCGATGGTGTGGGTACCAACCCCGAAGAACTGATGGCCGCTGCACATGCCGGTTGTTTTACCATGAAGCTGAGCTTTGTGCTCGGGGCTGCAGGCTTCACGCCCGATTCTATTGAAACCCAGTGTGCCATTACCCTGGAAGACGGTGTTATCAAAAGCTCGCAACTGACTACAAAGGCCCAGGTGCCTGGTATTACAGATGCCCAGTTCCAGGCCGCTGCCGCCGATGCCAAAGCCAATTGCCCGGTGAGCAAAGCGTACAAGATGGACATTACTTTGGAAGCCAGCCTGGTTTAA
- a CDS encoding tRNA-binding protein has protein sequence MISWADFEKIDIRSGTILEVNDFPAARKPAYQLKIDFGPLGIRQSSAQVTHHYAKEALMGRQVLAVVNFPPKQIANFFSECLILGVYDENNQVILLQPDREVANGQRVG, from the coding sequence ATGATTAGTTGGGCAGATTTTGAAAAAATCGATATCCGCAGCGGAACCATTCTGGAAGTTAATGATTTCCCCGCCGCCAGAAAACCCGCCTACCAGTTAAAGATCGATTTCGGTCCACTCGGTATCCGCCAAAGTTCAGCCCAGGTTACCCATCATTACGCCAAAGAGGCGCTTATGGGACGCCAGGTACTGGCTGTAGTGAATTTTCCACCCAAGCAAATTGCCAATTTTTTCAGCGAATGCCTGATTTTAGGTGTGTATGATGAAAATAATCAGGTAATTTTATTACAGCCCGACCGGGAAGTTGCCAACGGACAACGGGTAGGATAA
- a CDS encoding methylated-DNA--[protein]-cysteine S-methyltransferase: MGELHYTYYESPIGLLKIGGTEHYIGEVTFVDNPDQLTHGEPGITEIMHQCTEQLIEFFHGNRRDFELPVHQEGTDFQKRVWGELLEIPYGKTISYMDLAKRLGDPKVIRAAASSNGKNNIAIIVPCHRVIGSDRSLVGYAGGMWRKKWLLQLEFKIAHGVQTLF; the protein is encoded by the coding sequence ATGGGAGAACTGCACTACACTTACTACGAAAGCCCCATCGGCCTCCTGAAGATCGGAGGCACGGAACATTATATTGGTGAAGTAACTTTTGTTGACAACCCTGATCAACTCACGCATGGCGAACCCGGCATTACCGAGATCATGCACCAGTGCACCGAGCAACTCATTGAATTTTTCCATGGTAACCGTCGGGATTTTGAACTGCCTGTACACCAGGAGGGCACCGATTTTCAAAAAAGGGTTTGGGGAGAACTGCTTGAAATTCCTTACGGCAAAACCATCAGCTATATGGATCTCGCTAAACGACTTGGCGACCCCAAAGTCATCCGTGCCGCCGCCAGTAGCAATGGCAAAAACAATATTGCCATCATCGTTCCTTGTCACCGCGTTATCGGAAGCGACAGGTCGCTCGTAGGGTATGCGGGAGGTATGTGGCGTAAGAAATGGCTGCTCCAACTCGAATTTAAAATTGCACATGGGGTGCAGACCTTGTTTTAA